The proteins below come from a single Lactobacillus johnsonii genomic window:
- a CDS encoding LysR family transcriptional regulator, producing the protein MNIKQLKYFLVVAEERQITSAAKKLYIAQPPLSYQLKQLEKEVGVQLFVRTAHGIELTEEGKVFQKYAEKIVALSISAKSQIHQIKEGELGKIRIGVISSCGGVVPNEQFKKLVKYYPNVSFEIHEANTFGIVEQLQDGIVDLGIVRTPFNLEGLNFKDFHQEPMVAVTREEFFERGEIKHLDELKDRPIILYRRFQEVFNRSFRHQGIRPFYSVTCDDARTAIHWADKGLGIALVPESIAFTYAKSKIIPVKHTNWITHLNLVWRKDREVTPLMEKIIEMF; encoded by the coding sequence ATGAATATTAAACAATTAAAATATTTTTTAGTGGTTGCTGAAGAGCGGCAGATTACGTCAGCTGCTAAAAAGTTATATATTGCTCAGCCACCTTTAAGTTATCAGTTAAAACAATTAGAAAAAGAAGTAGGGGTGCAGCTTTTTGTTAGAACTGCTCATGGGATAGAACTAACAGAAGAGGGAAAAGTATTTCAAAAATATGCTGAAAAAATTGTTGCTCTGAGTATATCTGCTAAAAGCCAAATCCATCAAATTAAAGAGGGTGAATTAGGAAAAATTAGAATCGGAGTCATTTCTTCTTGTGGTGGAGTTGTCCCAAACGAGCAATTTAAAAAATTAGTAAAATACTATCCTAATGTATCCTTTGAAATACATGAAGCAAATACTTTTGGCATTGTTGAACAACTACAAGACGGAATAGTAGATTTAGGAATAGTGCGGACACCTTTTAATCTTGAAGGACTAAATTTTAAAGACTTTCACCAGGAACCAATGGTAGCAGTGACAAGAGAAGAATTTTTTGAAAGAGGAGAAATTAAACATCTTGATGAATTAAAAGATAGGCCGATAATTTTATACCGAAGATTTCAAGAAGTATTCAATCGTAGTTTTCGGCATCAGGGAATAAGGCCGTTCTATTCAGTAACTTGTGATGATGCAAGAACAGCAATTCACTGGGCGGATAAAGGTTTAGGGATAGCTTTAGTTCCGGAATCGATTGCCTTTACTTATGCAAAAAGTAAGATTATCCCAGTAAAGCATACTAACTGGATTACCCACTTAAATTTAGTATGGCGTAAAGATAGAGAGGTGACGCCACTAATGGAAAAGATTATTGAAATGTTTTAA
- a CDS encoding phosphatase PAP2 family protein translates to MKLHCLIQLLISALILLGLIFNIRNSRLFNFYDHLLHHKLVKNRDGKIWKVITVLNEPKVIVVWDFLLAGLLVLFHHPWLALWSLGTLAVTDAVGIFLKHSVKRKRPLSMRTYRDGYSFPSGHVLSATIMSLMLWQIFGHIMGIWLLITLIIVWGLVVVSRLNMRAHYPSDVLGATTLALFCFTIAQQLLGLAF, encoded by the coding sequence GTGAAATTGCATTGTTTAATTCAATTGCTGATTTCGGCATTGATTCTTTTAGGATTAATATTTAACATTAGAAATTCTCGTCTATTTAATTTTTATGATCATTTATTGCACCATAAACTTGTTAAAAATAGAGACGGTAAAATTTGGAAAGTTATTACAGTCTTAAATGAGCCTAAGGTAATTGTTGTTTGGGACTTTTTATTAGCAGGACTTTTAGTTTTGTTTCATCACCCTTGGCTTGCTCTTTGGTCTTTAGGTACTTTAGCAGTAACTGATGCAGTTGGAATCTTTTTGAAGCATTCAGTTAAAAGAAAAAGACCCTTGTCAATGAGAACCTATCGAGATGGCTATAGCTTTCCTAGTGGACATGTATTAAGCGCAACTATTATGTCATTAATGTTATGGCAAATCTTTGGTCATATTATGGGAATCTGGCTCTTAATTACTTTGATAATCGTATGGGGACTGGTAGTAGTGTCACGTTTAAATATGCGTGCACACTATCCATCTGATGTTTTAGGAGCAACAACTTTAGCCCTATTTTGTTTTACAATTGCACAGCAACTTTTAGGATTGGCCTTTTAA
- the eno gene encoding phosphopyruvate hydratase, giving the protein MLKSVIENVHALEIFDSRGNPTVEVFVTLSNGVVGKAEVPSGASTGENEAVELRDGGSRLGGKGVMNAVNNVNTEINDALKGLDPHDQPNIDATMIALDGTPNKGRLGANAILGVSMATAAAAAKDNHQPLYRYLGGTDLEMPQTFHNVINGGEHADNGIDIQEFMITPVAKTSFRDGFEKIVNVYHTLKKVLEDMGYETGLGDEGGFAPNMKNSEEALKALHESIIKAGYKPGEDIAIACDCAASYFYNKEDGKYHLEGKVLTDEELADYYDKLLDEFPELISMEDPYDENDVEGMVKFTQSHKDRIQIVLDDFICTNPKLLNKAIHEGAGNASLIKLNQIGTVTETLETIRLSRKNGYNTMISHRSGETGDTFIADFAVAVNGGQLKTGAPARSERVEKYNRLLEIEEELGKGERLAFFPDNVDLD; this is encoded by the coding sequence ATGCTCAAATCAGTTATTGAGAATGTACATGCACTTGAAATCTTTGATTCACGTGGTAACCCAACTGTTGAAGTTTTCGTTACTCTTTCAAACGGTGTTGTAGGTAAGGCTGAAGTTCCATCTGGTGCTTCAACTGGTGAAAACGAAGCTGTTGAATTACGTGATGGTGGTTCACGTCTTGGTGGTAAAGGTGTTATGAACGCTGTTAACAACGTTAACACTGAAATCAACGACGCTTTAAAGGGATTAGATCCACATGATCAACCAAACATCGACGCAACTATGATTGCTTTAGATGGTACTCCAAACAAGGGCCGTCTTGGTGCTAACGCTATCTTAGGTGTATCTATGGCTACTGCTGCTGCAGCTGCTAAGGATAACCACCAACCATTATACCGTTACCTTGGTGGTACTGACCTTGAAATGCCTCAAACTTTCCACAACGTTATTAACGGTGGTGAACACGCAGACAACGGTATCGATATTCAAGAATTCATGATTACCCCAGTTGCTAAGACTTCATTCCGTGATGGTTTTGAAAAGATTGTTAACGTATACCACACTTTGAAGAAAGTTCTTGAAGATATGGGTTACGAAACTGGCTTAGGTGACGAAGGTGGTTTCGCTCCTAACATGAAGAACTCAGAAGAAGCTTTGAAGGCATTACATGAATCAATCATCAAGGCTGGTTACAAGCCAGGTGAAGATATTGCTATTGCATGTGACTGTGCTGCTTCATACTTCTACAACAAAGAAGACGGCAAGTACCACCTTGAAGGTAAAGTTCTTACTGACGAAGAATTGGCAGACTACTACGACAAGTTACTTGACGAATTCCCAGAATTAATTTCTATGGAAGACCCATACGATGAAAACGATGTTGAAGGTATGGTTAAGTTTACTCAAAGCCACAAGGACCGTATCCAAATCGTTCTTGACGACTTCATTTGTACTAACCCTAAGCTTTTGAACAAGGCTATTCACGAAGGTGCTGGTAACGCTTCATTAATCAAGTTGAACCAAATCGGTACTGTTACTGAAACTCTTGAAACTATTCGTCTTTCACGTAAGAATGGTTACAACACTATGATTTCTCACCGTTCAGGTGAAACTGGTGATACTTTCATCGCTGACTTCGCAGTTGCTGTTAACGGTGGTCAATTGAAGACTGGTGCTCCAGCTCGTTCAGAACGTGTTGAAAAGTACAACCGTTTACTTGAAATCGAAGAAGAACTTGGTAAGGGTGAACGTTTAGCATTCTTCCCAGACAACGTTGACTTAGATTAA
- a CDS encoding membrane protein has translation MKKKIRSFDNKTVLTIGRIGSVLSVLMYVSYIPQIMNNLQGNYGNPIQPLVAAINCLIWVLYALLREKKDWPLFVANFPGILFGLATFITSLH, from the coding sequence TTGAAAAAGAAAATTAGATCTTTTGATAATAAGACTGTATTAACGATTGGACGAATTGGCTCAGTTTTATCTGTTCTAATGTATGTTTCTTATATTCCACAAATTATGAATAATTTGCAAGGAAATTACGGCAATCCTATTCAGCCATTAGTCGCAGCCATTAACTGCCTTATTTGGGTTCTGTATGCTCTCTTAAGAGAGAAAAAGGATTGGCCGTTGTTTGTAGCTAACTTTCCGGGGATTTTATTTGGATTAGCTACATTCATTACCAGTTTGCATTAA
- a CDS encoding ABC-F family ATP-binding cassette domain-containing protein, which yields MITVSDLSLNLSGRTLYEDVNLKFTPGNCYGVIGANGAGKSTFLKLLEGKIEPTTGNISIDANERMSSLNQDHFAFEEFTVLDTVIQGHKELYQVMKDKDELYSKADFSDEDGVKAAELESKFAELDGWNAEADASKLLQSLGIPEELHQSKMSELPEAEKVKVLLAQALFGNPDILLLDEPTNGLDVHTVNWLEDFLADYPNIVIVVSHDRHFLNQVCTQMCDVDYGKIQLYMGNYDFWYESSKLASELAANQNAKKEEKIKELQEFIARFSANASKSKQATSRKKQLEKITLDDIRPSSRKYPYVKFEMHRDLGNDLLKVEDVSYSVDGEKILDHVSFIVRPGDKVAFLSRNTLATTALMDIIAGKIKPESGTVTWGQTTAYNYMSRDLNANFNNDELTILDWLRQYATKEQDDNTFLRGFLGRMLFSGEEIDKKIKVLSGGEKVRCQLSRMMLEPANVLVMDDPTNHLDLESITSLNDALKDYQGSILFTSHDHEFIQTIADHIIEVGPKGIVSRADTSYDEFLDNPTIQDHVRKIY from the coding sequence TTGATTACTGTCTCAGATTTAAGTTTAAATTTATCTGGTCGTACCTTATACGAAGATGTTAACTTGAAATTCACTCCCGGTAATTGTTATGGAGTAATCGGTGCTAATGGTGCCGGTAAGTCAACTTTTTTGAAACTGTTAGAAGGTAAGATTGAACCTACTACTGGTAATATTTCTATTGATGCTAATGAAAGAATGTCGAGCTTGAATCAAGATCACTTTGCTTTCGAAGAATTTACTGTTTTAGATACAGTAATTCAGGGGCATAAAGAACTTTATCAAGTAATGAAAGATAAGGATGAGCTTTATTCTAAGGCTGATTTTAGCGATGAAGATGGAGTTAAGGCTGCAGAATTAGAATCTAAATTTGCTGAACTTGACGGTTGGAACGCCGAAGCAGACGCATCTAAGCTTTTGCAGTCTTTAGGTATACCAGAAGAGTTGCATCAAAGTAAGATGAGTGAATTACCAGAAGCGGAAAAAGTTAAAGTATTATTAGCACAAGCCTTATTTGGTAATCCTGATATTCTTTTACTTGATGAGCCCACTAACGGTTTAGATGTTCATACTGTAAACTGGCTTGAAGACTTTTTAGCCGATTATCCAAATATTGTTATTGTAGTTTCCCACGACCGTCACTTCTTAAATCAAGTATGTACACAAATGTGTGATGTTGATTATGGCAAAATTCAATTATACATGGGTAATTACGATTTCTGGTATGAATCAAGTAAGCTTGCAAGTGAATTAGCAGCTAACCAAAATGCTAAAAAAGAAGAAAAAATAAAAGAACTTCAAGAATTTATTGCTCGTTTCTCAGCAAATGCGTCTAAATCAAAACAAGCCACTTCGAGAAAGAAACAATTAGAAAAAATTACCCTTGATGATATTAGACCATCTTCTCGTAAATATCCTTATGTAAAATTTGAAATGCACCGTGACCTAGGGAACGATTTACTAAAAGTAGAAGATGTATCTTATAGTGTTGATGGTGAAAAGATTTTAGACCATGTTTCATTTATAGTGCGTCCTGGTGATAAAGTTGCATTTTTATCACGTAATACTTTGGCAACCACTGCTTTGATGGATATTATTGCTGGTAAAATTAAGCCAGAAAGTGGTACCGTAACTTGGGGTCAAACTACTGCCTATAACTATATGTCACGTGATTTGAATGCGAACTTTAACAATGATGAATTAACGATTTTAGATTGGCTTCGCCAATATGCTACTAAGGAACAAGATGATAATACTTTTTTACGTGGCTTTTTAGGTCGAATGCTCTTTTCTGGTGAAGAGATCGACAAGAAGATTAAGGTGCTTTCTGGGGGAGAAAAGGTTCGCTGCCAGCTTTCAAGAATGATGCTTGAACCAGCTAATGTTTTGGTAATGGATGATCCTACTAACCATTTGGATTTAGAATCAATTACTTCTCTTAACGATGCTTTGAAGGACTACCAAGGTTCAATCTTATTTACATCTCACGATCATGAATTTATTCAAACTATCGCAGATCATATTATTGAGGTCGGCCCTAAAGGAATTGTTAGTCGTGCAGATACTAGCTATGATGAATTTTTAGATAACCCAACTATTCAAGATCACGTTCGAAAAATATACTAA
- the bsh gene encoding choloylglycine hydrolase: protein MCTSIVYSSNNHHYFGRNLDLEISFGEHPVITPRNYEFQYRKLPSKKAKYAMVGMAIVENNYPLYFDAANEEGLGIAGLNFDGPCHYFPENAEKNNVTPFELIPYLLSQCTTVAEVKDALKDVSLVNINFSEKLPLSPLHWLMADKTGESIVVESTLSGLHVYDNPVHVLTNNPEFLGQLRNLANYSNIAPAQPKNTLVPGVDLNLYSRGLGTHFLPGGMDSASRFVKIAFVRAHSPQGNNELSSVTNYFHILHSVEQPKGTDEVGPNSYEYTIYSDGTNLETGTFYYTNYENNQINAIELNKENLNGDELTDYKLIEKQTINYQN, encoded by the coding sequence ATGTGTACCTCAATTGTTTATAGTTCAAATAATCATCATTATTTTGGCCGAAATCTAGACTTGGAAATTTCTTTTGGTGAACATCCTGTAATTACACCAAGGAATTATGAGTTTCAATATCGTAAATTACCAAGTAAAAAGGCAAAATATGCCATGGTTGGGATGGCGATTGTAGAAAATAATTATCCACTATATTTTGATGCAGCAAATGAAGAAGGGCTAGGAATTGCTGGCCTTAATTTTGATGGTCCGTGTCATTATTTTCCAGAAAATGCGGAGAAAAATAATGTTACACCATTTGAATTAATTCCTTATTTGCTAAGTCAATGTACTACGGTTGCTGAAGTAAAAGATGCATTGAAAGATGTTAGCTTAGTAAATATAAACTTTTCAGAAAAACTACCACTTTCTCCACTTCACTGGTTAATGGCTGATAAGACTGGTGAGTCGATCGTTGTAGAATCGACTTTAAGTGGATTACACGTTTATGATAATCCAGTTCATGTTTTAACCAATAATCCTGAATTTCTAGGCCAGTTACGTAACTTAGCTAATTATAGTAATATAGCACCTGCACAGCCTAAAAATACTCTTGTTCCAGGTGTTGACCTTAATTTATATAGTCGCGGGTTAGGGACTCATTTTTTGCCAGGAGGAATGGATTCGGCCAGTCGTTTTGTGAAAATAGCTTTTGTTCGGGCACATTCCCCTCAAGGAAATAATGAATTAAGTAGTGTAACAAATTATTTCCATATTTTACATTCGGTTGAACAGCCAAAGGGAACAGATGAAGTCGGACCAAATTCTTATGAGTACACAATTTACTCTGATGGAACTAACTTGGAGACAGGCACGTTTTATTATACCAATTATGAAAATAATCAAATTAACGCCATTGAATTAAATAAAGAAAACTTAAATGGTGATGAGTTAACAGATTACAAGTTGATTGAAAAGCAAACAATTAATTATCAAAATTAG
- a CDS encoding helix-turn-helix domain-containing protein, protein MTQEDLAEFSSLSVNFISKIERTGNQNISIQKLDAIAKALQTSVITLIDESSKTPEPQAFASKLSNDRVFLDKLTNDMKKLPVEQEEALAKSFITIINTFAKEDK, encoded by the coding sequence ATGACTCAAGAAGACCTTGCGGAATTCAGTAGTCTATCAGTGAATTTCATCTCTAAGATTGAAAGAACAGGTAATCAAAATATCAGTATTCAAAAATTAGATGCGATTGCAAAGGCACTACAAACATCCGTAATTACTTTAATTGATGAATCATCCAAAACTCCTGAACCACAGGCATTTGCAAGTAAGTTAAGCAATGACCGTGTTTTTCTTGACAAGCTTACAAATGACATGAAAAAACTTCCTGTTGAACAGGAAGAAGCTTTAGCTAAAAGTTTTATTACTATAATTAATACTTTTGCTAAAGAAGATAAATAA
- a CDS encoding DNA/RNA non-specific endonuclease, whose product MKHKKITEFLTVTLLLSLGLSQTYTVQASSSKDTKVAKKYKYDYTDQKKAKNLNKQNKKIEKKISSLDKKIADLQKQLKNYTNPNAVESLSKQKLASLDYTGKTVVNVNNNNPDFSKQDLDTNHDAWQKYGDLDSQNRVTAANALLNSSLMPKTKREPLHVNPTGWHNKKINNHWLYNRSHLIGYQLTGQNNNWKNLMTGTRHLNDPDMLMYENEVATYLKASPSNYVRYRVTPIFRNNELLARGVEMEGQSINSNDVHFHVYIFNVQDGVNLNYSNGTNKAS is encoded by the coding sequence ATGAAACATAAAAAAATTACCGAATTTTTAACAGTTACTCTTTTGCTTTCTCTCGGACTTAGTCAAACATATACTGTTCAAGCTAGTTCATCTAAGGATACTAAAGTCGCTAAAAAATATAAGTATGACTATACTGATCAAAAGAAAGCAAAAAATTTAAACAAGCAGAACAAAAAAATTGAGAAGAAAATTAGCTCTTTGGATAAAAAGATAGCTGATCTTCAAAAGCAATTAAAAAACTACACTAATCCAAATGCAGTTGAATCTTTAAGTAAACAAAAATTAGCTAGTCTTGATTATACGGGGAAAACTGTTGTTAACGTGAACAATAATAATCCAGATTTTTCAAAGCAAGATTTAGATACGAATCACGACGCCTGGCAAAAATATGGCGATCTTGATTCACAAAATCGCGTAACTGCAGCAAATGCACTTTTAAATAGTTCCTTAATGCCGAAAACAAAAAGAGAACCACTCCATGTCAATCCAACAGGATGGCATAATAAAAAAATAAATAATCATTGGCTCTATAATCGTTCTCACTTAATTGGCTATCAACTTACGGGCCAGAATAATAATTGGAAAAATTTGATGACTGGGACTAGACACTTAAATGACCCGGATATGTTAATGTATGAAAATGAAGTGGCTACTTATCTAAAAGCCTCCCCATCAAATTATGTTCGTTATCGTGTTACGCCCATTTTTAGAAATAATGAGTTATTAGCTCGTGGTGTCGAAATGGAAGGTCAGTCAATTAATTCAAATGACGTTCATTTCCATGTTTATATATTTAATGTTCAAGATGGCGTAAACTTAAATTACTCAAATGGAACCAATAAAGCTTCTTAA
- a CDS encoding DNA-entry nuclease: protein MMKNNIVKIIMWILFWFYLIPYYLLKKFVFEKNKHQVFWANCVTIALLVLLSLALSPSSTTTTSINENASAKSSRVVHKTVIKKVGTKELNKEKARAKVLKQEQKNKQAEYDKLKQQLDDYQEKEEQQKQEAEQARKKAEAAAKKEAKARQKEAEEQQKAAQRQEANTSSSSNSSDSSNQGDLYTGNQGTIVGNSNSKIYHVPGQAGYHMNSANAVYFNSEQDAINAGYRKAKR from the coding sequence ATGATGAAAAATAATATTGTCAAAATAATAATGTGGATCCTCTTTTGGTTTTATCTAATTCCATATTATTTACTAAAAAAATTTGTTTTTGAGAAAAACAAACATCAAGTTTTTTGGGCAAATTGTGTAACAATCGCTTTATTAGTTTTACTAAGTCTAGCGCTCAGCCCAAGCAGTACAACCACTACTTCAATTAATGAGAACGCCTCAGCAAAAAGCAGCAGAGTAGTTCATAAAACGGTCATTAAAAAAGTTGGAACTAAAGAACTTAATAAAGAAAAAGCTAGAGCTAAGGTTCTCAAACAAGAACAAAAGAATAAACAAGCTGAATATGACAAGTTAAAGCAGCAACTTGATGACTACCAAGAAAAAGAAGAACAACAAAAACAAGAAGCTGAACAAGCAAGAAAAAAGGCTGAAGCGGCAGCTAAAAAAGAGGCCAAAGCCCGTCAAAAAGAAGCTGAAGAACAACAAAAAGCTGCTCAACGTCAGGAAGCAAATACTAGTAGTTCTTCTAATTCTTCTGATTCTTCTAATCAAGGTGATCTTTATACTGGTAACCAAGGAACAATTGTCGGAAACAGTAATTCAAAAATTTACCACGTACCTGGTCAAGCAGGCTACCATATGAATTCAGCTAATGCCGTTTACTTTAACAGTGAACAAGACGCAATTAATGCTGGTTATAGAAAGGCAAAAAGATAA
- a CDS encoding MetQ/NlpA family ABC transporter substrate-binding protein, with translation MHKKRIRNRIIWSLVAVLIVIAGWFSFGPTSNTAKNQKEVVVGVVGQTKQDAEIWKSVAETAEEEYGIKIKIKNFTDYNQPNKALQNGDIDLNAFQHYTFLNAWNKANHGSLVAIGNTYIAPIRLYSKKYKSIKDLPQGATIAVPNDASNESRALYVLKNAGLINLKKGVKLATVAYITSNPKGLKIKEVSAEQTARVIDDVDASIVNNTYAVPAKLGDKQTIYIEPLNKDSEQWINIIVANKKDRNNKIYKDLVKAYQTEKTKKLSDKLYGKTEVAAWGLKLK, from the coding sequence ATGCATAAAAAGAGAATTAGAAATAGAATAATTTGGTCACTAGTGGCAGTTTTAATTGTAATTGCTGGATGGTTTAGTTTTGGTCCAACCAGTAACACTGCCAAGAATCAAAAAGAAGTAGTAGTGGGTGTAGTTGGTCAAACAAAGCAAGACGCTGAAATTTGGAAAAGTGTAGCAGAAACTGCTGAAGAAGAGTATGGCATAAAAATTAAAATTAAGAATTTTACTGACTATAATCAACCAAATAAGGCACTTCAAAATGGTGATATTGATCTAAATGCTTTCCAGCACTATACATTTTTAAATGCATGGAATAAGGCAAATCATGGTTCACTAGTCGCAATTGGGAATACTTATATTGCTCCAATCAGGTTGTATTCAAAGAAATATAAGAGCATTAAGGATTTGCCACAAGGTGCTACAATTGCAGTGCCAAATGATGCGTCTAATGAATCAAGAGCTTTATATGTCTTGAAAAATGCTGGACTAATTAACTTGAAAAAGGGCGTTAAACTTGCAACGGTAGCTTATATTACTTCAAATCCTAAGGGACTAAAAATTAAGGAAGTTAGTGCAGAACAAACAGCAAGAGTAATTGATGATGTAGATGCAAGTATTGTTAATAATACTTATGCCGTTCCTGCTAAATTAGGCGATAAGCAAACAATTTATATTGAGCCTTTGAATAAAGATTCTGAACAATGGATTAACATAATTGTTGCAAATAAAAAAGATAGGAATAACAAAATTTACAAGGATTTAGTTAAGGCATATCAAACTGAAAAAACTAAGAAATTATCTGACAAGCTTTATGGCAAGACTGAAGTTGCAGCTTGGGGATTGAAATTAAAGTAA
- a CDS encoding methionine ABC transporter ATP-binding protein, whose translation MAAQIDLKNITVQFGQNKAVNDVSLEINKGDIYGVIGFSGAGKSTLVRTINLLQYPSAGSVEVNGTVLFKDNKLQISKKQLQEKRRKIGMIFQNFNLLNEETVIENVAFALQHSRLSDQELEKKSLHLLELVGLKDKADFYPAQLSGGQQQRVAIARALANDPDILISDEATSALDPKTTNQILDLLYDLNKKLGLTVVLITHEMDAVKRVANKIAVMEKGKVIEKGELREVFLHPQKQLTRQFVGGALQAQHILNTYNFDKLAENAELYQLVYSINDVTKSVVADLDVSLNTKASILYGNVEVLSGEPIGTLAILLNLNELKQKEAIKFLESKNVVVTKLDKGVLTND comes from the coding sequence ATGGCAGCACAAATTGATTTGAAAAATATTACCGTTCAATTTGGACAAAATAAAGCAGTTAACGATGTAAGTTTAGAAATAAATAAGGGTGATATTTACGGTGTAATTGGATTTTCTGGAGCCGGAAAATCCACTTTAGTAAGAACAATCAACTTACTTCAATATCCTTCTGCTGGATCAGTAGAGGTTAATGGAACGGTGTTGTTTAAAGACAATAAATTACAAATAAGCAAGAAGCAACTTCAAGAAAAAAGACGGAAAATTGGGATGATTTTTCAAAATTTCAACCTATTGAATGAAGAAACTGTTATTGAAAATGTTGCTTTTGCATTGCAGCATAGTCGTTTATCTGACCAGGAATTAGAGAAAAAATCTCTCCATTTACTAGAATTAGTTGGCTTAAAGGATAAAGCAGATTTTTATCCGGCTCAGTTATCTGGAGGCCAGCAACAGCGTGTTGCTATTGCCCGTGCCCTGGCCAATGATCCTGATATTTTGATTTCTGATGAGGCAACGAGTGCCCTTGATCCAAAAACTACTAATCAAATCTTAGATTTATTATATGATCTAAATAAAAAATTAGGCCTAACTGTTGTTTTAATTACCCATGAAATGGATGCTGTAAAACGTGTAGCAAATAAAATTGCAGTAATGGAAAAGGGAAAAGTAATCGAAAAAGGTGAGTTGAGAGAGGTCTTCTTACATCCTCAAAAGCAACTTACGCGTCAATTTGTGGGTGGGGCTTTGCAGGCTCAACATATTTTGAATACTTATAACTTTGATAAATTAGCCGAGAACGCAGAATTGTATCAATTAGTTTATAGCATCAATGATGTAACTAAATCAGTTGTGGCTGATTTAGATGTTTCGCTGAATACAAAAGCAAGTATTTTATATGGAAATGTAGAAGTTCTAAGTGGTGAACCAATAGGAACACTTGCAATTTTATTAAATTTAAATGAATTAAAGCAAAAAGAAGCTATTAAATTCTTGGAGAGTAAAAATGTTGTTGTAACGAAGTTAGATAAAGGAGTGCTGACTAATGATTAG
- a CDS encoding methionine ABC transporter permease: MISFFTKNFPNVVALGWGGDAGWGTAIFQTLFMTFWSAVFGGILGLIFGLLLVLTKPKGILANKVVYWIVDKIVSIFRAVPFIILLAFVAPVTQKIVGTQIGMKAALVPLTLGVFPFFARQVQVALESVDKGKIEAAEALGASTKDIIFDVYLRESRSELARVSTVTLISLIGLTAMAGAVGAGGLGNTAISYGYNRFNNDVTLVATLLVLLLVLIVQVVGDLVAKKLNHQER; the protein is encoded by the coding sequence ATGATTAGTTTTTTCACTAAAAACTTTCCTAATGTAGTAGCCCTAGGTTGGGGCGGAGATGCTGGTTGGGGAACAGCTATTTTCCAAACCTTATTTATGACTTTTTGGTCAGCTGTTTTTGGGGGAATTCTAGGCTTAATTTTTGGCTTATTATTAGTTTTAACAAAACCAAAAGGAATTTTAGCTAATAAAGTAGTTTATTGGATTGTTGATAAAATCGTATCGATTTTTAGAGCTGTACCATTTATTATTTTGCTAGCCTTTGTTGCTCCAGTCACCCAAAAAATTGTTGGAACTCAAATTGGGATGAAAGCAGCTTTAGTACCATTAACTTTAGGTGTGTTCCCATTTTTTGCTAGACAAGTTCAAGTTGCACTTGAAAGTGTAGATAAAGGAAAGATTGAAGCTGCAGAAGCATTAGGTGCTTCAACCAAAGATATTATTTTTGACGTATATTTAAGAGAAAGTCGCTCTGAATTAGCTCGAGTTTCAACCGTAACTTTGATTAGTTTAATTGGGTTAACTGCAATGGCAGGAGCTGTTGGTGCTGGTGGCTTAGGTAATACAGCCATTTCATATGGATACAATAGATTTAATAATGATGTGACTTTGGTAGCAACTTTATTAGTTTTATTATTGGTATTGATTGTTCAAGTTGTTGGAGACCTAGTTGCTAAGAAGTTGAATCATCAAGAACGATAA